One Phaseolus vulgaris cultivar G19833 chromosome 4, P. vulgaris v2.0, whole genome shotgun sequence DNA window includes the following coding sequences:
- the LOC137837612 gene encoding SKP1-like protein 21 — protein MSDAAMAVVKPQMKSYIWLQTEDGSIHQVEEEVAMFCPMICQEVLQTGMGSSKTHAISLPHHVNPAILDLILDYCRFHQVPGHSNKELKNFNEKFIRIDTKKLCELTSAADSLQLKPLVDLTSRALARIIEGKTPEEIRETFHLPDDLTEEEKLEPLRNMTDDPRIRLLNRLYARKRKELQERKKLKDVVVEEEPKDERSVEDLLSFINGANADIKGSRANKNKKNRRKDQAKDLSSKNANINNKGLNLLPSAYHNVNFDKALEASASQHSRMQTLPAVNFSPKFELIDGDVDDDFDPAMKEELDREVEDFARRLNSDWPERMQILSLGQDRRLVPISVNGNGATHLYTSLC, from the exons ATGTCTGATGCTGCTATGGCAGTTGTGAAACCTCAG ATGAAATCCTACATCTGGCTTCAAACTGAGGATGGCTCTATTCATCAAGTAGAGGAAGAGGTAGCCATGTTCTGCCCCATGATTTGCCAGGAAGTACTTCAAACAGGCATGGGATCTTCCAAAACTCATGCTATATCTCTTCCACATCATGTCAATCCTGCAATCTTGGATTTGATACTTGATTACTGTCGGTTTCACCAAGTACCAGGACATTCTAACAAA GAGCTCAAAAATTTTAATGAGAAGTTTATTCGGATAGATACAAAGAAGTTATGTGAGTTAACATCTGCTGCTGACAGCCTCCAACTGAAGCCTTTGGTTGACCTGACCAGTCGAGCACTTGCTAGGATTATTGAAGGAAAAACCCCCGAGGAGATTCGTGAAACATTTCATTTGCCTGATGACCTCACTGAG GAAGAGAAGCTGGAGCCTCTGAGAAACATGACCGATGATCCACGTATTCGACTTCTAAACAGATTGTATGCTAGAAAGAGGAAAGAACTACAAGAGAGAAAGAAACTGAAG GATGTTGTGGTTGAGGAGGAACCAAAGGATGAACGTTCAGTTGAAGATCTTCTATCATTTATTAATGGCGCAAATGCAG ATATAAAGGGAAGTAgagcaaataaaaataaaaagaatagaaGGAAAGACCAGGCAAAGGATCTTTCTTCAAAAAATGCAAATATAAACAATAAG GGGTTGAATCTTCTTCCTTCTGCATATCACAATGTCAATTTTGACAAGGCCTTAGAGGCCTCGGCCAGTCAACACTCAAGGATGCAAACCCTTCCAGCTGTTAATTTTTCTCCAAAATTTGAATTGATTGATGGTGATGTTGACGATGATTTCGATCCTGCTATGAAGGAGGAGCTTGACAG GGAAGTGGAAGATTTTGCACGAAGATTAAATTCAGATTGGCCTGAAAGGATGCAAATTTTATCTTTGGGTCAAGACAGAAGACTGGTACCAATTTCTGTGAATGGCAATGGTGCAACGCACCTGTACACAA GTCTGTGTTGA